Proteins co-encoded in one Pelobates fuscus isolate aPelFus1 chromosome 5, aPelFus1.pri, whole genome shotgun sequence genomic window:
- the LOC134612242 gene encoding uncharacterized protein LOC134612242 → YMPECPVQLLGRDMLSKLQAQITFLPNGTTSLKFNGPSGIMTLSVPKEEEWRLYTALTIQNPRSDESLFNIPGVWAENNPPGLARNIPPIKIELKLGVYPVSLRQYHIPQKAKKNIQSYLDKFIQYGILKFCTSPWNTPLLPVQKPGTDEYRPVQDLRAVNDAVVSIHPVVPNPYNLLALIPGGATYFTVLDLKDAFFCLRIAAESQCIFAFQWENAVTGSKRQMTWTRLPQGFKNSPTLFGSALSQDLLDFESIPGECVLLQYVDDLLIAAVTKEICQQATHDLLHILWKAGYKVSRKKAQLCLPTVKYLGFHISEGQRIMGPERKEAVCQIPIPKNRRQVREFLGAAGFCRIWIPSYAILAKPLYAAIKGTEHDPFLWTQEQQTAFEDVKKALMSAPALGLPDHTRPFYLYVHEQRRMAVGVLTQYLGSWQRPVAYMSKQLDAVASGLPPCLRAVAAAALLVAEADKLTLGQELYVRVPHAVKTLLDYKGNHWFSNSRMTKYQAMLCENPRVHLETVNTLNPATLLPQPTESQHDCLEVMDEVFSSRPDLRDFPIQNPDVQYYTDGSSYVKEGIRYAGYAVTTIDKVIEARPLAKGTSAQKAELIALTRALQLAEGLRVNIYTDSKYAFLTTHAHGALYKERGLLNSEGKEIKYAAEILQLLEAVWEPKEVGIIHCRAHLRGDGDVTKGNRMADSTAKRAADYTVMPKSGGHRYLLVVVCTYSGWVEACPTRTEKAGEVVRFLLREIIPRYGLPCSIGSDNGPAFVHQCLQQLTHMLGIKWRLHTAYRPQSSGKVERMNRTIKNQLAKMCQETQLKWNVLLPIALLRIRSTPTRKMGLSPFEIMYGRPPPVLGNLRGHLSQLGEGITRQQVVELGKTMEEVQKWVQDRLPVNIYPPVHSYHPGDQVWIKEWNNVPLGPKWRGPYVVLLSTPTAIKVAEVTPWIHHSRVK, encoded by the exons tatatgcctgaatgtccagtccaattgctgggacgtgatatgctatctaagttacaagcgcagattacgttcctaccaaatggaacaacatccttaaagtttaatggaccttcaggtattatgacattatccgtaccaaaggaagaagagtggcgactttatacagcgttgactatccaaaaccctaggagtgatgaatccctattcaacataccaggagtttgggcagagaacaacccaccaggactggcccgcaatattccacctattaaaatcgaactaaaacttggggtttatccagtgagcctaagacaatatcacatcccgcagaaggctaagaagaacatccaatcttatctggataagttcatacagtatggtatcctaaaattctgtacttccccctggaacaccccattgctgcctgttcaaaagcccggtacagatgagtatcgacctgtgcaggacttgagagcagtcaatgatgcggttgttagtatacatccagttgtgcccaatccatataacctgcttgctttaattccgggcggggctacttactttacagtcttagacctcaaagatgccttcttttgcctccgaattgccgcagaaagccaatgtatctttgctttccaatgggaaaacgctgtgacgggctcaaaacgccaaatgacctggacaagactgccccaagggtttaaaaattcacctaccctatttggttcagctctaagtcaagatctactggatttcgagtccatcccaggagagtgtgtattgttacaatatgtagatgacttgttgatagcagcagttacaaaggaaatatgtcagcaagcaacgcacgatctactacacattctctggaaggcaggatacaaggtgtctagaaagaaggctcagttgtgtttgccaactgtcaaatatctgggattccatatctctgaaggtcaaagaattatggggccagagagaaaagaagctgtgtgccaaataccgatacccaagaatagaagacaagtgcgagaattcttgggggcagcaggcttctgtaggatatggattcccagctacgcgatactggcaaaacctctgtatgcagctatcaaaggtacagagcacgacccctt cttatggactcaagaacagcaaacggcatttgaagatgtgaagaaggctttgatgagtgccccagcattaggtctacctgatcacacacgaccattctacctgtatgtacatgagcaaagaagaatggctgtgggagtattgacacagtacttgggatcatggcaaagacctgttgcctacatgtctaagcaactggatgcagtggccagcggacttccaccttgtctaagagccgtagctgcagccgccctgctagtagctgaagccgataaactcactctgggtcaagaactttatgtacgagtcccacatgcagtaaagacgttgttggattacaaaggaaatcattggtttagtaacagccgtatgaccaagtatcaagcaatgttgtgtgaaaacccaagagtgcatttagagactgtaaataccttaaatccagctacccttttgccacaacctactgaaagtcaacatgactgtttggaagtaatggatgaagtattttcaagtagaccagatcttcgtgattttcccatccagaaccccgatgttcaatattacactgacggcagtagttatgtgaaagaagggatccgctatgcaggatatgcagtaacaacaatagacaaggtgatagaagctcggccactggcaaaaggaacatcagcacaaaaggcagaattgatagcactgacacgagcgttacaattggctgaaggtttaagagtgaacatctacacggactctaagtatgcgtttttaaccactcatgcccacggagctttgtataaagaaagaggactattgaattcagaaggcaaagaaatcaagtacgcagctgaaatcctacaactattggaagcagtgtgggagccgaaagaagtcggtattatacattgtcgagcgcatctgagaggagatggtgatgtaaccaaaggaaatcggatggcagacagtacagctaagcgtgccgct gactatacagtgatgcctaaatctggtggacatcgctacctgctggtagttgtgtgcacctattcaggctgggtagaagcatgtcctactcgtacggagaaagcaggagaagttgtgagattcctgttacgagaaataataccccgatatggactaccctgctctataggatcggacaatggtccagcttttgtgcaccaatgcctacaacaactgactcatatgcttggtataaagtggaggcttcatacggcatatagaccccagagttctggtaaggtagagagaatgaatagaactattaagaatcagttggctaaaatgtgtcaggaaacccaacttaagtggaacgttctcttgcccatagctttattgcgaatccgcagtacacctaccagaaagatgggcctctctccttttgaaatcatgtatgggcgaccacctcccgtacttggtaacttaagggggcaTTTGAGTCagctgggagaaggaattacccggcagcaggttgtagagttgggtaagactatggaggaggtacagaaatgggtacaagatagattacctgtgaatatttatcccccagttcatagttaccacccaggagaccaagtatggattaaagagtggaataatgtaccgttagggcccaagtggagaggtccttatgttgttcttttgtctacccctacagcgataaaagtagccgaagtgactccgtggatacatcactccagggttaaa